A region of the Drosophila ananassae strain 14024-0371.13 chromosome XL, ASM1763931v2, whole genome shotgun sequence genome:
attaaaaaagtaaaaagcaaaagcaaattGTTTGgtttaacttaaaaattttcaatttaatcgTGCGTTCTCCGTGTTGGGTCTGCAGTTATCGATAGTGCGATTTTTATCGGCCAAATCCCACCCCTAGATAAGCTCTAGCGAATTCAAGTTCTTTTTAGTTCGAACGGCGCTAAAGGATATCTGAATCGAAGACAGTAAAAATCACAGGCAGTCAGGATGGTAGTTGAGAAGCTGCATCCCCTGGACAATTGCCAGCTGTTTGTCGATGTGAAGGCACAGCTGAAGAGTTATTCCGAGAACGTAAAGAACCTACGTTCCATAATGTATTTCAGCGGTAAGTGGACTTTTCGCcgaattttgttgttgttggtaacTCAAAATGGCAACTCCGCAGGAAACGAGAATCATATCATGGAAGTTTGCTGCCGAGTGCTATTGCCCCTGATTGAACATGATCTTATCGTCCAGCACGCACACCCGACTCTTGGTCTTGACTTGGTCACGGAGTGTGTGGGCCCGGAAGCCAAGAACCACTTCCGCGGGCTGTTCGCCTTCCTCCTGGTCAACTCCGCCACAGAGTTTCCGTCACCGGACGCTAAATGGGGCCCGCAGTGCGCTCATCTGCTGAACCAGCTTCCGCTGGTGCCCCAGTTCATCACCGTAGCCATATACCTGCGCTGCGCCATGTCGGACGCACTCGAGGAGTTCCTTGCCTGCGGCCCCCGCTGGCTCACCCAACAGTACTTCGAGACCGTCAACCAGATTATGACGAAGATCTACAAAGACCGCTCCGACGTCATTGCTCGTCTCTGGTCCTGTCTGCGCGCCGCCGGCGACGCCATCGTCTTGCGCAACATCGCGGAGGCCAACGACGTGCTGATCCCGTTCATCTCGAGCATGCTGCAGCGCCACTTGGTGGTCCAAGAGGGAGAGTTGCGTGTGCTGCACCCGACCTACCGCAAGGCCTACCTGGCAGAGGCCATGACCCAGATGATCGGAATCGTTCTAAGGGCCCTCGATGAGAAGGTTGTGGGGCGCCCGAAGCCATCGTACTTCGCAGTTTACAGCCAGCTGGGCAACGATCTCTCCGACTCCTATGAACCGGATCCGAGGCCGGATCTGCGCCGCTTTGCCAATGTCGTGTTGGACGCCCTCCAGCGCGTTCTGTATTTGGTGACCGTCAACAGCTACATGGACTGGGTGGAGCTGAAGTCGCCGCGACTGCTGTACAACTACCAGGAGCACGTGTGCAGCCTATCCAGGCAGTTGCTCGGTGAGCTGGAGAAGCCAGAGAACGCCGAGCTGGCCAGACACTCCATTTGCGCACAACTCAAGCCTTTTGCCGAGAGCGCCAAGACCCTGGAGCAGCGCCTTACCGAAGTGAGTATCGGCGAGCTGCTCAATTATCTGGATGGCGAAGGAGAGGCAGAGCCGACAGAGGAGGAAAAGGTGGTCGGACTAACTGAGCTCTTCAGCCGATCCATCGCCTTTGGCAACGATGAGTGCGTGGCCACCATGCGCGGCCACTTGGAGCTGTTGACCGTGGAGCACGGTCGCATCATAATCGAGTATCTCGGGCAGGTCGTGCTGGCCAGGCAGGCGGAGAAGAGGGAGCGGTTGGCGCAGATCATGAACAGCTCTGACGAGAAACCCTACATCTTCGATCTCTCGGAAACTGTTTcggacgacgacgacgacgacgacgaggaggaaTACGACCAGCTCATCGGCCTTGTTCTGCGCCCGATCTACAACGCATGCACCCCGGAGGAGCAGGTCTCGCTGCTCGAGACGCGCGACGAACTGAATGTCACCCACTTCTTCCACTTCGAGGGCGGCGCCCACCAGGAGAATCGCATCCGCTTCTTCAACCAGCTGGAGCTGAGCGGCG
Encoded here:
- the LOC6503871 gene encoding uncharacterized protein LOC6503871; translation: MVVEKLHPLDNCQLFVDVKAQLKSYSENVKNLRSIMYFSGNENHIMEVCCRVLLPLIEHDLIVQHAHPTLGLDLVTECVGPEAKNHFRGLFAFLLVNSATEFPSPDAKWGPQCAHLLNQLPLVPQFITVAIYLRCAMSDALEEFLACGPRWLTQQYFETVNQIMTKIYKDRSDVIARLWSCLRAAGDAIVLRNIAEANDVLIPFISSMLQRHLVVQEGELRVLHPTYRKAYLAEAMTQMIGIVLRALDEKVVGRPKPSYFAVYSQLGNDLSDSYEPDPRPDLRRFANVVLDALQRVLYLVTVNSYMDWVELKSPRLLYNYQEHVCSLSRQLLGELEKPENAELARHSICAQLKPFAESAKTLEQRLTEVSIGELLNYLDGEGEAEPTEEEKVVGLTELFSRSIAFGNDECVATMRGHLELLTVEHGRIIIEYLGQVVLARQAEKRERLAQIMNSSDEKPYIFDLSETVSDDDDDDDEEEYDQLIGLVLRPIYNACTPEEQVSLLETRDELNVTHFFHFEGGAHQENRIRFFNQLELSGAFPMSEFLLLCYERPVETWLDLARLAMTHKRFGSLFWRIALLCPRHAVHHMDKCASSLILDERLLQKPNAQNFLLTLYGRLLILNGLKTDSNSKCYVNLNGGEFPYGREKLKHCINSYLSACAAALGEFGTGPEPNYAILECIFGVLMQIHFFERRLREICREHLRIMELDGSVNPEDLDEARDYAEMHASMSGWRQCHWGLMSQMMRCMDQLRWNLSNFDPERVGLLGIAVKYWKLNMPLMLYVDEDLRRKVTEMALTLSHSDLYVAKELKVQSPNYPQEFIGLVTQASAQEATSLFRRSLEDRRDQAIWSELSKLVEQADCAPAFGAFSFLFRRYMVAFRKHHQRRPKGKQCRVERLMAIVALSPHPIREETRKLAEKMLTSKPGQRAIAAGRVQKPLAAKRAVKAATH